In a genomic window of Jaculus jaculus isolate mJacJac1 chromosome 8, mJacJac1.mat.Y.cur, whole genome shotgun sequence:
- the LOC101598392 gene encoding proteasome subunit alpha type-5-like, with translation MFLTRSEYDRGMNTFSPEGRLFQVEYAIEAIKLGSTAIGIQTSEGVCLAVEKRITSPLMEPSSIEKIVEIDAHIGCAMSGLIADAKTLIDKARVETQNHWFTYNETMTVESVTQAVSNLALQFGEEDADPGAMSRPFGVAL, from the coding sequence ATGTTCCTTACGCGGTCCGAGTACGACAGGGGCATGAATACTTTTTCTCCTGAAGGAAGATTATTTCAAGTGGAATATGCCATTGAGGCTATCAAGCTCGGTTCCACAGCCATTGGCATCCAGACATCAGAAGGTGTATGCCTAGCAGTGGAGAAGAGAATTACCTCCCCACTCATGGAGCCTAGTAGCATTGAGAAAATTGTAGAGATTGATGCTCATATAGGTTGTGCCATGAGTGGGCTAATTGCTGATGCTAAGACTTTAATTGATAAAGCCAGAGTGGAGACACAGAACCATTGGTTCACCTATAATGAGACTATGACGGTGGAGAGTGTGACCCAGGCTGTGTCCAACCTGGCTCTACAGTTCGGAGAGGAAGATGCAGATCCAGGTGCCATGTCTCGCCCATTTGGAGTAGCTCTGTAA